From Haemorhous mexicanus isolate bHaeMex1 chromosome 13, bHaeMex1.pri, whole genome shotgun sequence, a single genomic window includes:
- the UACA gene encoding uveal autoantigen with coiled-coil domains and ankyrin repeats isoform X2, with translation MKSLKSRLKKHEAVIGGSALNPDWSKYDDRLMKAAERGDVEKVSSILAKKGVSPTKLDVEGRSAFHVVASKGNLDCLNTILVHGVDITATDAAGRNALHLAAKYGHALCLQKLLQYNCPTENVDLQGRTALHDAAMSDCSASIQLLCDHGAAVNSKDGDGRTPLVLATQMCRPAVCQLLIDRGADVNARDRQSRTALMLGCEYGCKDAVEVLLRNGADVGLTDGLGHDCAYYARIGDNIDILALIKAAVEDSSRGRDSIKRGQAEQKASSVSQKWGWGYGAQEELKLFQKEPSTQDLELENQDLKDRMKEVQEEQRMLLDRISGLQLQLTEEQMFADDLENEKDELKKILTTKEKQQEESLRTIEALKAKLKYYEGDSAGSGGNFGNRKEDLLLKQGQAFAVESQSRSMLRPLELSLPSQSPSSEKETLKKELESLRSCFGAAKEEISKLQRELALKASECRALASECERSKAESDSQVRQLEDALKDVQKRMFDSEGKVKQMQSHFLALKEHLASEVASGSSKVTEELKEQLREMKAKYEGASAEVGKLRNQIKQNELLVAEFQRDEGRLVEENKRLQKELGKLEMERDQRGRNVTELEGQLRETAAKLAQSVSAEQLESVKGLLSNELNEKTRRLAEVEGEREKLQAELVLLQKESESQRAQLAQRVKAEEHEQMRSGFEQREEELGKAISELSQKNETLQKELERLQADNKVLKQQVQMLKTEIKSQNVPLKIHEELKKANDLAVGDLTKKLFEITKKYNESKADAEKLLAEKNNLNENISHLQAVYLSPEQHKKELEALKSNGIELEKQLAELQKKYDEEQAKVGKLVAENTGLRESLRDQYVLASTHEEVKTVLNSTLEKTNGELSDLKGKIGEIKQEFLRVNEENGALKNKVKLLQNQLKTEYISLKDHEATVNTLNKSVQELQESNAAVRAEHQRGQDEISQLHAEIEAQKKELDTIQECIKSKYAPVASFEDREQSLEGTVRELRAQLQEQQQRCRGSEEELQRSREESEQLRSGLLSIQEDLQQNYVLAEKSRQLERLCASSMEELRQQLRALLRKHTGQEGQQDGAEARQLPALREALGRAVEELHQALSSKEEQYHRETLRVGELQQELAQLKESSVPLLEYTQLKEGLEGEMAAVKRSLEEKEAERQAKSEEVLRLQEELRLSQRALAELQSQEVVAMAEYSSMKDALEAQVSSMAGHLASMSHKYEQACEEALQARRSELSLKDEKELLQLRSCSIEQEIKDQKERCDKSLTTIIDLQKRIQESAKQVEAKDNKITELLNDVERLKQALNGLSQLTYTTGIPSKRHNQQVELLQSQVKTLQQQLADATRQHQEVVAVYRTHLLSAVQGHMDEDVQAALLQIIRMRQGLVC, from the exons ATGAAGAGCCTCAAGTCCCGGCTGAAGAAGCACGAAGCGGTCATCGGGGGCAGCGCG CTGAACCCAGACTGGAGCAAGTACGATGACAGGTTAATGAAGGCAGCTGAAAGGGGCGATGTGGAGAAGGTTTCCTCCATCCTGGCCAAGAAGGGGGTCAGTCCCACAAAGCTGGACGTGGAGGGGAGATCCGC attccATGTTGTAGCATCAAAGGGAAACCTGGATTGCTTGAACACCATCCTGGTGCACGGGGTTGATATCACAGCCACTGATGCTGCAG GCAGAAACGCCCTGCACTTGGCTGCAAAGTATGGCCATGCTTTGTGCTTGCAGAAGCTCTTGCAG taCAACTGTCCAACAGAGAATGTGGATCTCCAGGGAAGAACTGCTCTTCATGATGCAG ccatgtccgACTGCTCCGCCAGCATCCAGCTGCTCTGCGACCACGGCGCCGCCGTCAACTCCAAGGACGGG gacgGGAGGACACCGCTGGTGCTGGCCACCCAGATGTGCCGCCCCGCGGTGTGCCAGCTGCTCATAGACAGGGGGGCCGATGTCAAtgccagggacaggcagagcag GACTGCCCTAATGTTAGGCTGTGAATATGGCTGCAAGGATGCCGTGGAGGTGTTGCTCAGGAATGGTGCTGATGTTGGTTTGACTGATGGCCTTGGCCATGACTGTGCTTACTATGCCAGGATTGGGGACAATATTGACATTTTGGCTTTAATAAAAGCTGCCGTTGAGGACTCCAGCAGAG GAAGAGACAGCATCAAGAGAGGGCAGGCTGAGCAAAAG GCCAGCAGCGTGTCCCAGAAGTGGGGCTGGGGCTATGGAGCACAGGAGGAGCTCAAGCTGTTCCAGAAGGAGCCCAGCACCCAG gaCTTGGAGCTGGAAAACCAAGATTTGAAAGATCGAATGAAGGaagtgcaggaggagcagaggatgctgcTGGACAGAATCAGTGGGCTACAGCTGCAGCTCACTGAG GAGCAAATGTTTGCAGATGATCTTGAGAATGAG AAAGATGAGTTGAAGAAAATCCTGACTaccaaggaaaagcagcaggaagaaagTTTAAGGACTATTGAAGCTCTCAAAGCTAAACTCAAGTATTATGAA GGCGACTCTGCGGGGTCTGGAGGTAACTTTGGGAACA GAAAAGAAGATTTATTACTTAAACAAGGCCAAGCATTTGCAGTGGAATCCCag TCCAGGTCTATGCTGAggcccctggagctgtccctgcctaGCCAGTCCCCCAGCTCCGAGAAGGAGACTTTGAAGAAGGAGCTGGAGagcctgaggagctgctttggTGCAGCCAAGGAGGAGATCAGCaagctgcagagggagctggcCCTGAAGGCCTCGGAGTGCAGAGCCCTGGCCTCGGAGTGCGAGAGGAGCAAGGCAGAGTCTGACAGCCAGGTCAGACAGCTGGAGGATGCCCTGAAGGACGTGCAGAAGAGGATGTTCGACTCTGAGGGCAAGGTGAAGCAGATGCAGAGCCACTTCCTGGCTCTCAAGGAGCACCTGGCCAGCGAGGTGGCCTCGGGGAGCAGCAAGGTGACggaggagctgaaggagcagctCCGGGAGATGAAGGCCAAGTACGAGGGAGCCTCCGCCgaggtggggaaactgaggaacCAGATCAAGCAGAACGAATTGCTGGTGGCAGAGTTCCAGAGGGACGAGGGCAGGCTGGTGGAGGAAAACAAGAGGTTGCAGAAGGAGCTTGGGAAGTTGGAGATGGAGCGAGATCAAAGGGGCAGGAACGTCACGGAGTTGGAAGGGCAGCTCAGAGAGACGGCGGCCAAACTGGCCCAGTCTGTGAGCGCAGAGCAGTTGGAGAGCGTGAAGGGTTTGCTGTCCAACGAGCTGAATGAGAAGACAAGGAGGTTAGCAGAGGTGGAGGGGGAGCGGgagaagctgcaggcagagctggtgctgttGCAGAAGGAGTCTGAGAGTCAGAGAGCTCAGCTGGCACAGCGTGTGAAGGCAGAGGAGCACGAGCAGATGAGGAGTGGGTTtgagcagagggaagaggagctggggaaggcaaTTTCTGAGCTATCACAGAAGAATGAGACTCTGCAGAAGGAACTTGAAAGATTGCAGGCTGATAACAAGGTGCTGAAGCAGCAAGTCCAAATgctaaaaactgaaattaaaagcCAGAATGTGCCTTTAAAAATTCATGAGGAGTTGAAGAAAGCAAACGATCTGGCTGTGGGTGACCTGacaaaaaagctttttgaaatAACAAAGAAGTACAATGAAAGCAAAGCAGATGCTGAAAAGTTGCTGGCAGAGAAGAACAACTTAAATGAGAATATCAGCCACTTGCAAGCTGTGTACCTGtctccagagcagcacaagaAAGAGCTGGAAGCTTTAAAATCTAATGGGATTGAGCTTGAGAAGCAGCTTGCTGAGCTTCAGAAGAAATATGATGAGGAGCAAGCCAAAGTGGGCAAACTGGTGGCTGAGAACACGGGCTTGAGGGAGAGCCTGAGGGATCAGTACGTGCTGGCCAGCACGCACGAGGAGGTTAAAACTGTCCTCAACAGCACCCTGGAAAAGACCAACGGGGAGCTGTCAGACCTGAAGGGCAAAATTGGGGAGATAAAGCAAGAGTTCCTGAGGGTAAACGAAGAAAACGGAGCTTTGAAAAACAAGGTGAAACTCTTGCAGAACCAATTAAAAACGGAGTATATCAGTTTAAAGGATCACGAAGCCACGGtaaatactttaaataaaagcgtgcaagagctgcaggagagcaacGCTGCCGTTAGGGCTGAGCACCAGAGGGGGCAAGACGAAATCTCACAGTTGCATGCCGAAATTGAAGCCCAGAAGAAGGAACTGGACACAATCCAAGAGTGCATCAAGTCGAAATACGCCCCGGTGGCCTCCTTCGAGgacagagagcagagcctggaaggCACGGTGAGGGAGCTGAGGgcgcagctgcaggagcagcagcagaggtgcagaggcagcgaggaggagctgcagaggagcagagaggagagcgAGCAGCTCAGGAGCGGGCTCCTGTCCATCCAGGAGGACCTGCAGCAGAACTACGTGCTGGCAGAGAAATcccggcagctggagaggctgtgtgccagcagcatggaggagctgaggcagcagctgagggcccTGCTGAGGAAGCACacggggcaggaggggcagcaggacggCGCCGAGGCGCGGCAGCTGCCGGCGCTGAGGGAGGCCCTGGGCCGCGCTGTGGAGGAGCTGCAccaggccctgagcagcaaGGAGGAGCAGTACCACAGGGAAACGCTGCGGGTcggggagctgcagcaggagctggcccAGCTGAAGGAGTCCTCGGTGCCTCTGCTGGAGTACACCCAGCtgaaggaagggctggagggagagaTGGCGGCCGTCAAGcgcagcctggaggagaaggaggcgGAAAGGCAGGCCAAGAGCGAGGaggtgctgaggctgcaggaggagctgcggCTGAGCCAGCGGgccttggcagagctgcagagccaggaggtgGTGGCCATGGCCGAGTACAGCTCCATGAAGGATGCCCTGGAggcccaggtgagcagcatGGCCGGCCACCTGGCCAGCATGAGCCACAAGTACGAGCAGGCCTGCGAGGAGGCCCTGCAGGCCAGGAGGAGCGAGCTGTCCCTCAAGGACgagaaggagctgctccagctgaggagctgcagcatcgAGCAGGAGATCAAGGACCAGAAGGAGAGGTGTGACAAATCACTGACAACCATTATTGACCTGCAGAAGAGGATCCAGGAGTCTGCAAAGCAGGTGGAAGCCAAGGACAACAAG ATAACAGAGCTGCTGAACGACGTGGAGCGGTTAAAGCAGGCTCTCAATGGCTTGTCCCAGCTGACATACACCACTGGGATCCCCTCCAAGAGGCACAACCAGCAGGTGGAACTGCTCCAGAGCCAAGTGAAaacactccagcagcagctggct GACGCCACACGGCAGCACCAGGAGGTGGTGGCAGTGTACAGGACACACCTGCTCAGCGCTGTCCAG GGTCACATGGATGAAgatgtgcaggctgccctgctgcagatCATCCGCATGAGGCAGGGCCTGGtgtgctga
- the UACA gene encoding uveal autoantigen with coiled-coil domains and ankyrin repeats isoform X1 — MKSLKSRLKKHEAVIGGSALNPDWSKYDDRLMKAAERGDVEKVSSILAKKGVSPTKLDVEGRSAFHVVASKGNLDCLNTILVHGVDITATDAAGRNALHLAAKYGHALCLQKLLQYNCPTENVDLQGRTALHDAAMSDCSASIQLLCDHGAAVNSKDGDGRTPLVLATQMCRPAVCQLLIDRGADVNARDRQSRTALMLGCEYGCKDAVEVLLRNGADVGLTDGLGHDCAYYARIGDNIDILALIKAAVEDSSRGRDSIKRGQAEQKASSVSQKWGWGYGAQEELKLFQKEPSTQDLELENQDLKDRMKEVQEEQRMLLDRISGLQLQLTEEQMFADDLENEKDELKKILTTKEKQQEESLRTIEALKAKLKYYEGDSAGSGGNFGNKLNTVCFENPGKEDLLLKQGQAFAVESQSRSMLRPLELSLPSQSPSSEKETLKKELESLRSCFGAAKEEISKLQRELALKASECRALASECERSKAESDSQVRQLEDALKDVQKRMFDSEGKVKQMQSHFLALKEHLASEVASGSSKVTEELKEQLREMKAKYEGASAEVGKLRNQIKQNELLVAEFQRDEGRLVEENKRLQKELGKLEMERDQRGRNVTELEGQLRETAAKLAQSVSAEQLESVKGLLSNELNEKTRRLAEVEGEREKLQAELVLLQKESESQRAQLAQRVKAEEHEQMRSGFEQREEELGKAISELSQKNETLQKELERLQADNKVLKQQVQMLKTEIKSQNVPLKIHEELKKANDLAVGDLTKKLFEITKKYNESKADAEKLLAEKNNLNENISHLQAVYLSPEQHKKELEALKSNGIELEKQLAELQKKYDEEQAKVGKLVAENTGLRESLRDQYVLASTHEEVKTVLNSTLEKTNGELSDLKGKIGEIKQEFLRVNEENGALKNKVKLLQNQLKTEYISLKDHEATVNTLNKSVQELQESNAAVRAEHQRGQDEISQLHAEIEAQKKELDTIQECIKSKYAPVASFEDREQSLEGTVRELRAQLQEQQQRCRGSEEELQRSREESEQLRSGLLSIQEDLQQNYVLAEKSRQLERLCASSMEELRQQLRALLRKHTGQEGQQDGAEARQLPALREALGRAVEELHQALSSKEEQYHRETLRVGELQQELAQLKESSVPLLEYTQLKEGLEGEMAAVKRSLEEKEAERQAKSEEVLRLQEELRLSQRALAELQSQEVVAMAEYSSMKDALEAQVSSMAGHLASMSHKYEQACEEALQARRSELSLKDEKELLQLRSCSIEQEIKDQKERCDKSLTTIIDLQKRIQESAKQVEAKDNKITELLNDVERLKQALNGLSQLTYTTGIPSKRHNQQVELLQSQVKTLQQQLADATRQHQEVVAVYRTHLLSAVQGHMDEDVQAALLQIIRMRQGLVC, encoded by the exons ATGAAGAGCCTCAAGTCCCGGCTGAAGAAGCACGAAGCGGTCATCGGGGGCAGCGCG CTGAACCCAGACTGGAGCAAGTACGATGACAGGTTAATGAAGGCAGCTGAAAGGGGCGATGTGGAGAAGGTTTCCTCCATCCTGGCCAAGAAGGGGGTCAGTCCCACAAAGCTGGACGTGGAGGGGAGATCCGC attccATGTTGTAGCATCAAAGGGAAACCTGGATTGCTTGAACACCATCCTGGTGCACGGGGTTGATATCACAGCCACTGATGCTGCAG GCAGAAACGCCCTGCACTTGGCTGCAAAGTATGGCCATGCTTTGTGCTTGCAGAAGCTCTTGCAG taCAACTGTCCAACAGAGAATGTGGATCTCCAGGGAAGAACTGCTCTTCATGATGCAG ccatgtccgACTGCTCCGCCAGCATCCAGCTGCTCTGCGACCACGGCGCCGCCGTCAACTCCAAGGACGGG gacgGGAGGACACCGCTGGTGCTGGCCACCCAGATGTGCCGCCCCGCGGTGTGCCAGCTGCTCATAGACAGGGGGGCCGATGTCAAtgccagggacaggcagagcag GACTGCCCTAATGTTAGGCTGTGAATATGGCTGCAAGGATGCCGTGGAGGTGTTGCTCAGGAATGGTGCTGATGTTGGTTTGACTGATGGCCTTGGCCATGACTGTGCTTACTATGCCAGGATTGGGGACAATATTGACATTTTGGCTTTAATAAAAGCTGCCGTTGAGGACTCCAGCAGAG GAAGAGACAGCATCAAGAGAGGGCAGGCTGAGCAAAAG GCCAGCAGCGTGTCCCAGAAGTGGGGCTGGGGCTATGGAGCACAGGAGGAGCTCAAGCTGTTCCAGAAGGAGCCCAGCACCCAG gaCTTGGAGCTGGAAAACCAAGATTTGAAAGATCGAATGAAGGaagtgcaggaggagcagaggatgctgcTGGACAGAATCAGTGGGCTACAGCTGCAGCTCACTGAG GAGCAAATGTTTGCAGATGATCTTGAGAATGAG AAAGATGAGTTGAAGAAAATCCTGACTaccaaggaaaagcagcaggaagaaagTTTAAGGACTATTGAAGCTCTCAAAGCTAAACTCAAGTATTATGAA GGCGACTCTGCGGGGTCTGGAGGTAACTTTGGGAACA AGCTAAACACCGTTTGCTTTGAAAATCCAGGAAAAGAAGATTTATTACTTAAACAAGGCCAAGCATTTGCAGTGGAATCCCag TCCAGGTCTATGCTGAggcccctggagctgtccctgcctaGCCAGTCCCCCAGCTCCGAGAAGGAGACTTTGAAGAAGGAGCTGGAGagcctgaggagctgctttggTGCAGCCAAGGAGGAGATCAGCaagctgcagagggagctggcCCTGAAGGCCTCGGAGTGCAGAGCCCTGGCCTCGGAGTGCGAGAGGAGCAAGGCAGAGTCTGACAGCCAGGTCAGACAGCTGGAGGATGCCCTGAAGGACGTGCAGAAGAGGATGTTCGACTCTGAGGGCAAGGTGAAGCAGATGCAGAGCCACTTCCTGGCTCTCAAGGAGCACCTGGCCAGCGAGGTGGCCTCGGGGAGCAGCAAGGTGACggaggagctgaaggagcagctCCGGGAGATGAAGGCCAAGTACGAGGGAGCCTCCGCCgaggtggggaaactgaggaacCAGATCAAGCAGAACGAATTGCTGGTGGCAGAGTTCCAGAGGGACGAGGGCAGGCTGGTGGAGGAAAACAAGAGGTTGCAGAAGGAGCTTGGGAAGTTGGAGATGGAGCGAGATCAAAGGGGCAGGAACGTCACGGAGTTGGAAGGGCAGCTCAGAGAGACGGCGGCCAAACTGGCCCAGTCTGTGAGCGCAGAGCAGTTGGAGAGCGTGAAGGGTTTGCTGTCCAACGAGCTGAATGAGAAGACAAGGAGGTTAGCAGAGGTGGAGGGGGAGCGGgagaagctgcaggcagagctggtgctgttGCAGAAGGAGTCTGAGAGTCAGAGAGCTCAGCTGGCACAGCGTGTGAAGGCAGAGGAGCACGAGCAGATGAGGAGTGGGTTtgagcagagggaagaggagctggggaaggcaaTTTCTGAGCTATCACAGAAGAATGAGACTCTGCAGAAGGAACTTGAAAGATTGCAGGCTGATAACAAGGTGCTGAAGCAGCAAGTCCAAATgctaaaaactgaaattaaaagcCAGAATGTGCCTTTAAAAATTCATGAGGAGTTGAAGAAAGCAAACGATCTGGCTGTGGGTGACCTGacaaaaaagctttttgaaatAACAAAGAAGTACAATGAAAGCAAAGCAGATGCTGAAAAGTTGCTGGCAGAGAAGAACAACTTAAATGAGAATATCAGCCACTTGCAAGCTGTGTACCTGtctccagagcagcacaagaAAGAGCTGGAAGCTTTAAAATCTAATGGGATTGAGCTTGAGAAGCAGCTTGCTGAGCTTCAGAAGAAATATGATGAGGAGCAAGCCAAAGTGGGCAAACTGGTGGCTGAGAACACGGGCTTGAGGGAGAGCCTGAGGGATCAGTACGTGCTGGCCAGCACGCACGAGGAGGTTAAAACTGTCCTCAACAGCACCCTGGAAAAGACCAACGGGGAGCTGTCAGACCTGAAGGGCAAAATTGGGGAGATAAAGCAAGAGTTCCTGAGGGTAAACGAAGAAAACGGAGCTTTGAAAAACAAGGTGAAACTCTTGCAGAACCAATTAAAAACGGAGTATATCAGTTTAAAGGATCACGAAGCCACGGtaaatactttaaataaaagcgtgcaagagctgcaggagagcaacGCTGCCGTTAGGGCTGAGCACCAGAGGGGGCAAGACGAAATCTCACAGTTGCATGCCGAAATTGAAGCCCAGAAGAAGGAACTGGACACAATCCAAGAGTGCATCAAGTCGAAATACGCCCCGGTGGCCTCCTTCGAGgacagagagcagagcctggaaggCACGGTGAGGGAGCTGAGGgcgcagctgcaggagcagcagcagaggtgcagaggcagcgaggaggagctgcagaggagcagagaggagagcgAGCAGCTCAGGAGCGGGCTCCTGTCCATCCAGGAGGACCTGCAGCAGAACTACGTGCTGGCAGAGAAATcccggcagctggagaggctgtgtgccagcagcatggaggagctgaggcagcagctgagggcccTGCTGAGGAAGCACacggggcaggaggggcagcaggacggCGCCGAGGCGCGGCAGCTGCCGGCGCTGAGGGAGGCCCTGGGCCGCGCTGTGGAGGAGCTGCAccaggccctgagcagcaaGGAGGAGCAGTACCACAGGGAAACGCTGCGGGTcggggagctgcagcaggagctggcccAGCTGAAGGAGTCCTCGGTGCCTCTGCTGGAGTACACCCAGCtgaaggaagggctggagggagagaTGGCGGCCGTCAAGcgcagcctggaggagaaggaggcgGAAAGGCAGGCCAAGAGCGAGGaggtgctgaggctgcaggaggagctgcggCTGAGCCAGCGGgccttggcagagctgcagagccaggaggtgGTGGCCATGGCCGAGTACAGCTCCATGAAGGATGCCCTGGAggcccaggtgagcagcatGGCCGGCCACCTGGCCAGCATGAGCCACAAGTACGAGCAGGCCTGCGAGGAGGCCCTGCAGGCCAGGAGGAGCGAGCTGTCCCTCAAGGACgagaaggagctgctccagctgaggagctgcagcatcgAGCAGGAGATCAAGGACCAGAAGGAGAGGTGTGACAAATCACTGACAACCATTATTGACCTGCAGAAGAGGATCCAGGAGTCTGCAAAGCAGGTGGAAGCCAAGGACAACAAG ATAACAGAGCTGCTGAACGACGTGGAGCGGTTAAAGCAGGCTCTCAATGGCTTGTCCCAGCTGACATACACCACTGGGATCCCCTCCAAGAGGCACAACCAGCAGGTGGAACTGCTCCAGAGCCAAGTGAAaacactccagcagcagctggct GACGCCACACGGCAGCACCAGGAGGTGGTGGCAGTGTACAGGACACACCTGCTCAGCGCTGTCCAG GGTCACATGGATGAAgatgtgcaggctgccctgctgcagatCATCCGCATGAGGCAGGGCCTGGtgtgctga